One segment of Mycobacterium spongiae DNA contains the following:
- a CDS encoding fumarate reductase/succinate dehydrogenase flavoprotein subunit, protein MVEVERHTYDVVVIGAGGAGLRAVIEARERGLKVAVVCKSLFGKAHTVMAEGGCAAAMGNTNPKDNWKTHFGDTMRGGKFLNNWRMAELHAREAPDRVWELETYGALFDRLDDGKISQRNFGGHTYPRLAHVGDRTGLELIRTLQQKIVSLQQEDHAELGDYEARIKVFAECTITELIKDGSGRDGRIAAAFGYWRESGRFILFEAPAVVMATGGIGKSFKVTSNSWEYTGDGHALALRAGASLINMEFVQFHPTGMVWPPSVKGILVTEGVRGDGGVLKNSEDKRFMFDYIPAVFKGQYAETEQEADQWLKDNDSARRTPDLLPRDEVARAINAEVKAGRGSPHGGVFLDIASRLTPADIKRRLPSMHHQFMELAEVDITTQPMEVGPTCHYVMGGIEVDADTGAATVAGLFAAGECSGGMHGSNRLGGNSLSDLLVFGRRAGLGAADYVRALSSRPSASPEAVDAAAKRALRPFDGPSDGSAPENPYALHMDLQFLMNDLVGIIRTADEISRALTLLDELWTRYRNVAVEGHRQFNPGWHLAIDLRNMLLVSECIAKAALERSESRGGHTRDDHPGMDPNWRNTLLVCRAAEDADTQGGAQIAITRESQLPMRQDLLELFDIAELEKYYTDDELAEHPGRRG, encoded by the coding sequence ATGGTTGAGGTCGAACGGCACACCTACGACGTCGTCGTGATCGGTGCCGGGGGCGCGGGTTTGCGCGCGGTTATCGAAGCCCGTGAACGCGGTCTCAAGGTTGCGGTGGTGTGCAAATCGCTGTTTGGCAAGGCACACACCGTGATGGCCGAGGGCGGCTGCGCCGCCGCGATGGGCAACACCAACCCGAAAGACAACTGGAAGACCCACTTCGGCGACACCATGCGCGGTGGCAAATTCCTCAACAACTGGCGGATGGCCGAACTGCACGCCAGGGAAGCACCGGATCGGGTGTGGGAGCTGGAAACCTACGGCGCACTGTTCGACCGCCTCGACGACGGCAAGATCAGCCAGCGCAACTTCGGCGGGCACACATATCCACGGCTGGCGCACGTCGGCGACCGCACCGGCCTGGAGTTGATCCGCACCTTGCAGCAGAAAATCGTTTCGCTCCAACAGGAAGACCACGCCGAGCTCGGCGACTACGAGGCGCGGATCAAGGTATTCGCCGAATGCACGATCACCGAATTGATCAAAGACGGTTCCGGTCGGGACGGGCGGATCGCCGCCGCGTTCGGCTACTGGCGCGAAAGTGGCCGGTTCATCCTGTTCGAGGCCCCAGCGGTGGTGATGGCCACCGGAGGAATCGGCAAGTCGTTCAAGGTGACCTCCAACTCCTGGGAGTACACCGGCGACGGGCACGCCCTGGCTCTACGCGCGGGCGCGTCGTTGATCAACATGGAGTTCGTCCAGTTCCACCCGACCGGGATGGTGTGGCCGCCGAGCGTGAAAGGGATCCTGGTCACCGAAGGTGTTCGCGGCGACGGCGGGGTTCTGAAGAACTCCGAGGACAAGCGCTTCATGTTCGACTACATCCCGGCGGTCTTCAAAGGCCAGTACGCCGAGACGGAGCAGGAAGCAGACCAGTGGCTCAAGGACAACGACTCGGCCCGCCGCACCCCGGACCTGCTGCCCCGCGATGAGGTCGCGCGCGCGATCAACGCGGAGGTCAAGGCTGGCCGCGGAAGCCCGCACGGCGGGGTCTTCCTCGATATCGCATCGCGGTTGACTCCCGCCGACATCAAGCGTCGACTGCCATCGATGCACCACCAGTTCATGGAGCTGGCGGAGGTCGACATCACCACGCAGCCAATGGAAGTCGGGCCGACCTGTCACTACGTGATGGGCGGCATCGAAGTCGACGCCGACACCGGCGCGGCCACCGTGGCCGGGCTCTTCGCCGCCGGCGAGTGCTCTGGCGGCATGCACGGCTCCAACCGGCTGGGCGGCAATTCACTATCCGATTTGCTGGTCTTCGGCCGACGGGCCGGCCTGGGAGCGGCCGACTATGTGCGAGCCCTCAGCAGCCGTCCGTCAGCCTCGCCCGAGGCGGTCGATGCAGCGGCCAAGCGAGCACTGAGGCCGTTCGATGGGCCAAGCGACGGCTCGGCACCGGAGAATCCCTACGCGCTGCACATGGACCTGCAGTTCTTGATGAACGACCTCGTCGGCATCATCCGCACCGCCGACGAGATATCGCGGGCGCTGACCCTCCTGGATGAGCTCTGGACGCGGTACCGCAACGTCGCGGTCGAAGGACATCGCCAATTCAACCCCGGCTGGCACCTCGCCATCGACCTGCGCAACATGCTGCTGGTTAGTGAGTGCATAGCCAAAGCCGCGCTGGAACGTTCCGAGAGCCGCGGCGGTCACACCCGTGACGACCATCCCGGCATGGACCCCAATTGGCGCAATACACTGCTGGTCTGCCGCGCCGCGGAGGATGCCGACACCCAGGGCGGTGCCCAGATCGCCATCACCCGGGAGTCACAGCTGCCCATGCGGCAGGATTTGCTGGAGCTCTTTGATATCGCCGAGCTGGAGAAGTACTACACCGACGACGAGCTGGCCGAGCATCCAGGACGGAGAGGCTAA
- the nirD gene encoding nitrite reductase small subunit NirD → MTLLNDIQVWITACDYDYLIPGRGVAVLLDDGTQAALFRLDDGSVRAVGNVDPFSGAAVLSRGIVGDRGGRATVQSPILKQAFALDDGCCLDDPQVSVPVYATRVTPDGRIQVARVAA, encoded by the coding sequence ATGACACTTCTCAACGACATTCAGGTATGGATCACGGCTTGTGACTATGACTACCTTATTCCGGGTCGTGGTGTCGCTGTCCTGCTCGACGACGGTACTCAGGCGGCATTGTTCCGGTTGGACGACGGGTCGGTGCGCGCCGTGGGAAACGTTGACCCCTTTTCCGGCGCAGCGGTCTTGTCACGCGGGATCGTCGGCGACCGCGGAGGTCGTGCCACGGTCCAGTCACCGATCCTGAAGCAGGCTTTCGCGCTCGACGACGGTTGTTGCCTCGACGATCCACAGGTGTCGGTGCCGGTGTACGCGACGCGGGTCACGCCCGACGGTCGCATTCAGGTCGCGCGGGTGGCCGCCTAG
- a CDS encoding ABC transporter substrate-binding protein, whose translation MQQRWSRRGFLQFAGAAGLSLGQVTGAVAAAGVTGALSGCSSPEPASEGSSPRSVTITHLFGQTVIKEPPSRVVSAGYTEQDDLLAVGVVPIGVTNWFGDQPFAVWPWAQPKLGAAHPVVLNLDNGIQVDKIAALKPDLIVAINAGVDAATYQKLSAIAPTVPQSADDAFFEPWKDQASTIGQAVFAADRMKSLVDDVDRQFAAVAQRNPHWGGKKALLMQGSLFRGTVVATLAGWRTDFLNDMGLVIADSIKPFGTGQRAVIPRDHITAVLDSADVVIWTTESPDAEKALLADPEVAASQATEQNRHIFTTLELAGAIAFSSVLSYPVVADQLPPKIAEILG comes from the coding sequence GTGCAACAACGATGGAGTCGCCGGGGATTCTTGCAGTTCGCAGGGGCCGCAGGGCTATCTCTTGGTCAGGTCACCGGCGCGGTAGCGGCGGCCGGGGTCACCGGCGCCCTATCGGGGTGTTCGTCCCCCGAACCGGCGTCGGAGGGCTCGAGCCCAAGGTCGGTGACGATTACCCACTTGTTCGGTCAAACTGTCATCAAGGAGCCACCCAGCCGTGTCGTCAGCGCGGGTTACACCGAGCAGGACGACTTGCTCGCCGTCGGAGTGGTCCCGATCGGGGTGACCAACTGGTTCGGTGACCAGCCCTTTGCGGTGTGGCCGTGGGCACAGCCCAAGCTCGGCGCCGCGCACCCGGTGGTGCTGAACCTCGACAATGGGATTCAGGTGGATAAGATCGCCGCTCTCAAGCCGGATCTGATCGTGGCCATCAATGCCGGCGTGGACGCCGCTACCTACCAGAAGCTGTCGGCGATCGCCCCGACGGTTCCGCAGTCGGCGGATGACGCATTCTTCGAGCCGTGGAAGGACCAGGCCTCGACGATCGGCCAGGCGGTGTTCGCCGCCGACCGGATGAAGTCGCTGGTCGACGACGTCGATCGGCAATTCGCCGCGGTTGCGCAGCGAAATCCGCACTGGGGGGGCAAGAAGGCACTGCTGATGCAGGGCAGCCTTTTCCGCGGCACCGTGGTGGCGACCCTCGCTGGCTGGCGGACCGACTTCCTCAACGACATGGGTCTGGTCATCGCCGACAGCATCAAACCCTTCGGCACGGGTCAGCGCGCCGTCATCCCACGCGATCACATCACGGCGGTGCTCGATTCCGCAGACGTGGTGATCTGGACGACCGAGAGTCCGGATGCCGAAAAGGCGCTCCTGGCCGACCCGGAGGTAGCGGCGTCACAAGCGACCGAACAGAATCGGCACATCTTCACCACCTTGGAACTCGCCGGCGCTATCGCATTCTCGTCCGTGCTGAGCTATCCCGTCGTCGCCGATCAGCTGCCCCCGAAGATCGCCGAGATTCTTGGCTAG
- the nirB gene encoding nitrite reductase large subunit NirB has translation MSSAVSSRAHAAARHVIVVGHGMVGHRLVEALRARDTHGLWRVTVLAEEADAAYDRVGLTSYTESWNRGLLALPGNDYAGDERVRLLLRTRVTEIDRATKSVITSDGQRHSYDALVLATGSYAFVPPVPGHDLPACHVYRTLDDLDAIRAAAQRTLDAGHTKAGVVIGGGLLGLEAANALRQFGLHTHVIEMMPRLMAQQIDEGGGALLARMIADLGIAVHVGTGTESIETVQHSDGAESVRVRVRDGNNEKNNEKVVDAGVVVFAAGIRPRDELAEAAGLTRGERGGVLTDLSCRTSDPDIYAVGEVAAIEGRCYGLVGPGYTSAEVVVDRLLDGAAEFPEADLSTKLKLLGVDVASFGDALGTTANCLEVAVNDAVNRTYAKLVLSDDAKTLLGGLLVGDASSYGVLRPMVGSELPGDPLELIAPAGSSGSSGALGVGALPDSAQICSCNNVTKGALKCAIADGCSDVPALKTCTAAGTSCGSCVPLLKQLLEAEGVAQSKALCEHFSQSRAELFEIISATEIRTFSGLLERFGRGKGCDICKPVVASILASTGSDHILDGEQASLQDSNDHFLANIQKNGSYSVVPRVPGGDIKPEHLILIGEIAQDFGLYTKITGGQRIDLFGARVDQLPLIWKRLVEGGMESGHAYGKAVRTVKSCVGSDWCRYGQQDSVQLAIDLELRYRGLRAPHKLKLGVSGCARECAEARSKDVGVIATDQGWNLYVGGNGGMTPRHAQLLAADLDTETLVRYIDRFLMYYIRTADRLQRTAPWVESIDGGLDHVREVVCADSLGLASEFEAAMERHVQNYKCEWKGVLDDPEKMSRFVSFVNAPDEVDSMVTFTERSGRKVPVPIGIPRVRP, from the coding sequence ATGTCTTCCGCGGTTAGTTCGCGCGCGCACGCCGCGGCCCGCCACGTCATCGTGGTCGGGCACGGCATGGTGGGCCACCGACTGGTGGAAGCACTGCGCGCCCGCGACACACACGGTTTGTGGCGGGTCACCGTGCTGGCCGAGGAGGCCGACGCCGCCTATGACCGAGTCGGCCTGACCTCCTACACCGAAAGCTGGAATCGCGGCCTGCTGGCCTTGCCCGGCAACGACTACGCCGGCGACGAACGGGTTCGCCTGCTGTTGCGCACGCGGGTCACCGAGATCGACCGTGCGACAAAATCGGTAATCACCTCTGATGGCCAACGGCACAGCTACGACGCGCTGGTGCTGGCCACCGGGTCCTACGCGTTCGTACCTCCAGTGCCCGGACACGATCTGCCGGCCTGCCACGTCTACCGCACCCTGGACGACCTCGATGCCATCCGCGCCGCCGCGCAGCGCACCCTCGACGCAGGTCACACCAAGGCCGGGGTGGTGATCGGAGGTGGACTACTGGGGCTCGAAGCCGCCAATGCGCTGCGCCAGTTCGGGTTGCACACCCACGTCATCGAGATGATGCCGCGATTGATGGCTCAACAGATCGACGAGGGTGGCGGTGCGCTGCTGGCCAGAATGATCGCCGACCTCGGGATCGCGGTGCACGTCGGCACGGGCACTGAATCGATCGAAACCGTGCAGCATTCCGACGGCGCGGAATCGGTACGTGTGCGAGTGCGCGACGGGAACAACGAGAAAAACAATGAGAAAGTCGTCGACGCTGGCGTGGTGGTCTTCGCCGCCGGCATCCGGCCGCGCGATGAGCTGGCGGAGGCCGCGGGCCTCACACGTGGTGAACGCGGCGGTGTTCTTACCGACTTGTCTTGCCGGACAAGCGACCCCGATATCTACGCGGTCGGCGAGGTGGCTGCCATCGAGGGGCGCTGCTACGGCTTGGTCGGGCCTGGCTACACGAGCGCCGAGGTAGTGGTAGACCGACTGCTGGACGGCGCCGCGGAATTTCCGGAAGCTGACCTGTCAACCAAACTCAAACTGCTCGGCGTCGACGTCGCCAGCTTCGGTGACGCGCTGGGGACAACTGCCAACTGCCTCGAGGTCGCCGTCAACGACGCCGTTAATCGCACCTACGCGAAACTGGTTCTCTCCGATGACGCGAAGACCCTGCTCGGCGGCTTGCTGGTGGGTGACGCCTCGTCGTACGGGGTGCTGCGCCCGATGGTGGGCAGCGAACTGCCGGGCGATCCGTTGGAGCTGATCGCTCCCGCCGGTTCCAGCGGCAGCTCCGGCGCGCTGGGAGTCGGGGCGCTGCCGGACTCGGCGCAGATCTGTTCCTGCAACAACGTGACCAAGGGTGCGCTCAAGTGCGCGATCGCTGACGGTTGCAGCGACGTGCCCGCACTGAAGACGTGCACGGCGGCCGGCACCTCGTGCGGATCGTGCGTGCCGCTGCTCAAGCAGCTACTCGAAGCCGAGGGCGTGGCACAGTCCAAAGCGCTGTGTGAACACTTCAGCCAGTCGCGCGCCGAGCTCTTCGAGATCATCTCTGCCACCGAAATCCGGACTTTCTCTGGTCTGCTGGAGCGTTTCGGGCGAGGGAAGGGCTGCGACATTTGCAAGCCGGTGGTCGCCTCGATTCTCGCGTCGACTGGCTCCGACCACATCCTCGACGGTGAACAAGCGTCCCTACAGGACTCCAACGACCATTTTCTGGCCAACATCCAGAAAAACGGCAGCTACTCGGTGGTGCCGCGGGTCCCCGGCGGTGACATCAAGCCGGAACACCTGATTCTTATCGGCGAGATCGCCCAGGATTTCGGGCTCTACACCAAGATCACTGGCGGACAACGGATCGACCTGTTCGGCGCTCGCGTGGATCAACTGCCGCTGATCTGGAAGCGGCTGGTCGAGGGTGGCATGGAATCAGGCCACGCGTACGGCAAGGCGGTGCGCACCGTGAAGAGCTGTGTTGGCAGCGACTGGTGCCGCTACGGGCAGCAGGACTCGGTGCAATTGGCCATCGATCTGGAGTTGCGCTATCGAGGGCTGCGGGCACCGCACAAGTTGAAGCTCGGTGTCTCGGGTTGCGCTCGGGAGTGCGCCGAGGCGCGCAGCAAAGATGTGGGCGTCATCGCCACCGACCAGGGCTGGAACCTCTATGTCGGCGGCAATGGTGGTATGACCCCCCGGCATGCCCAGCTGCTGGCGGCCGATCTGGACACCGAGACGTTGGTCCGCTACATCGACCGGTTCCTGATGTATTACATCCGGACGGCTGACCGGTTGCAGCGCACCGCGCCGTGGGTCGAATCGATTGACGGCGGGCTTGATCATGTGCGCGAGGTCGTGTGTGCCGACTCACTGGGTCTGGCCAGTGAATTCGAGGCCGCGATGGAACGCCATGTGCAGAACTACAAGTGCGAATGGAAGGGCGTCCTGGACGATCCGGAGAAGATGTCGCGGTTTGTCTCCTTCGTCAACGCACCGGACGAGGTCGACTCGATGGTGACGTTCACCGAGCGGTCCGGACGCAAAGTTCCGGTGCCCATTGGTATTCCACGGGTCCGGCCATGA
- a CDS encoding uroporphyrinogen-III synthase — MAQNKSAPLTGYRIAVTSARRAEELCALLRRQGAEVCNAPAIKMIALPDDDELHGHTEALIADPPDILVAHTGIGFRGWLAAAEGWGIVNELVAALSAGRIVSRGPKATGALRAAGLFEEWSPESESSQEVLEYLLESGVSGARIAVQLHGAADSWDPFPEFLGGLRFAGAEVVPIRVYRWKPAPPGGVFDQLVTGIARRQFDAVSFTSAPAAAAVLERGRELDIEDQLLHALRTDVHAMCVGPVTARPLIRKGVPTSAPERMRLGALARHIAEELPLLGSCTFKAAGHVIEIRGTSVLVDDSVKQISPSGMAILRALVHRPGDVVARNELLRVLPGAGDDTHAVDTAVLRLRTALGDKNIVATVVKRGYRLDIDGQTGSP; from the coding sequence ATGGCCCAGAATAAGTCTGCGCCGCTGACCGGTTACCGGATTGCAGTGACGTCGGCGCGCCGCGCCGAAGAGCTGTGCGCTCTGCTGCGCCGCCAGGGCGCCGAAGTCTGCAATGCCCCGGCCATCAAGATGATCGCGCTGCCCGACGACGACGAACTGCACGGCCACACCGAAGCGTTGATCGCTGATCCTCCTGACATCTTGGTCGCGCACACCGGTATCGGTTTCCGCGGCTGGTTGGCCGCGGCTGAGGGGTGGGGGATAGTCAACGAGCTCGTCGCGGCGCTGTCAGCGGGTCGTATCGTGTCTCGCGGGCCGAAAGCGACCGGCGCGCTGCGTGCCGCTGGCCTGTTCGAGGAGTGGTCCCCGGAATCCGAATCCTCTCAGGAAGTGCTGGAATACCTGCTGGAATCTGGCGTGTCCGGTGCGCGCATCGCCGTCCAGTTGCACGGTGCCGCCGATAGCTGGGACCCGTTTCCGGAATTCCTCGGGGGCTTACGTTTTGCTGGTGCAGAGGTCGTGCCTATCCGGGTCTATCGGTGGAAGCCAGCCCCACCGGGCGGGGTGTTCGATCAGCTGGTCACGGGAATCGCTCGCCGACAGTTCGATGCCGTCAGCTTCACATCCGCGCCGGCCGCCGCCGCGGTGCTCGAGCGCGGTCGCGAACTGGATATCGAAGACCAGCTACTGCACGCACTGCGCACCGACGTGCATGCGATGTGCGTAGGCCCGGTGACCGCCCGACCGCTGATCCGCAAGGGCGTCCCGACGTCAGCGCCCGAGCGGATGCGATTGGGAGCTCTGGCCCGACACATCGCCGAAGAGCTACCGCTGCTGGGATCATGCACCTTCAAGGCGGCAGGCCACGTGATCGAGATCCGCGGCACCTCCGTGCTGGTGGATGATTCGGTGAAGCAGATCTCGCCATCCGGAATGGCAATTCTGCGCGCACTGGTACATCGGCCCGGCGACGTTGTAGCGCGCAACGAGTTGCTGCGCGTGCTCCCTGGCGCCGGCGACGACACGCACGCCGTGGATACGGCCGTGCTCCGGCTACGAACGGCTCTCGGCGACAAGAACATCGTGGCGACGGTAGTCAAACGTGGCTACCGGCTCGACATCGACGGCCAAACCGGTAGCCCATGA
- a CDS encoding Hsp20/alpha crystallin family protein has product MSNLTLWSRPVRPAWDTDRWLRNFFGPAATADWYKPLTSEFNPAAEIVRDGDNAVVRLELPGVDVDKDVTVELEPGHRASVLVIRGEHRDEHAPDAAGKDGRALREIRYGSFRRSFQLPEHVTSEAIAASYDAGVLTVRVTDAYKDPAAAQPQRIAITK; this is encoded by the coding sequence ATGAGCAACCTCACCCTCTGGTCGCGACCGGTGCGTCCGGCCTGGGACACCGACCGCTGGCTACGTAACTTTTTCGGCCCAGCCGCGACTGCGGACTGGTACAAGCCTCTCACCAGCGAATTCAACCCGGCTGCGGAGATCGTCAGGGATGGCGACAACGCTGTGGTCCGGCTGGAATTGCCCGGTGTCGACGTCGACAAGGACGTCACCGTCGAACTGGAACCCGGCCACCGAGCCAGCGTCCTGGTCATCCGGGGCGAACACCGCGACGAGCATGCGCCGGACGCGGCCGGCAAGGACGGCCGGGCGCTGCGTGAGATCCGCTACGGCTCGTTCCGCAGGTCCTTCCAGCTGCCCGAGCACGTCACAAGTGAAGCCATCGCGGCTTCGTATGACGCCGGCGTGTTGACCGTCCGGGTCACCGACGCCTACAAGGACCCGGCGGCAGCCCAACCGCAACGCATCGCGATCACGAAGTAA
- a CDS encoding GNAT family N-acetyltransferase, with translation MHSQVPTARLVHTSNLDSGALRGISRMLTEAFAGDFGESDWEHALGGMHALIWHHGAIIAHAAVVQRRLIYEGDALRCGYLEGVAVREDWRGQGLVRALLDGVEQVVRGAYQLGALSSSQRARRLYASRGWLPWLGPTSVLAPSGPTRTPDDDGTVFVLPVDVTVDTSAELMCDWRAGDAW, from the coding sequence GTGCACAGCCAGGTACCCACCGCCCGCCTGGTCCACACGTCAAACCTCGACAGCGGGGCACTGCGGGGCATCAGCCGGATGCTCACCGAAGCCTTCGCTGGCGACTTCGGCGAGAGCGACTGGGAGCATGCTTTGGGCGGAATGCACGCCCTGATCTGGCATCACGGCGCGATCATCGCACACGCCGCGGTGGTCCAGCGCCGACTGATCTACGAGGGTGACGCGTTGCGGTGCGGATACCTCGAAGGTGTTGCCGTGCGCGAGGATTGGCGCGGCCAGGGTTTGGTACGAGCCCTCCTGGACGGCGTGGAGCAGGTAGTCCGGGGAGCCTACCAACTCGGTGCACTGAGCTCGTCGCAGCGGGCCCGTAGGTTGTACGCGTCGCGTGGCTGGTTGCCCTGGCTCGGCCCCACGTCGGTACTGGCGCCGTCGGGTCCCACCCGCACCCCCGACGATGACGGAACGGTCTTTGTGTTGCCGGTCGACGTCACGGTGGACACCTCCGCGGAGCTGATGTGCGACTGGCGCGCGGGAGATGCCTGGTAG
- a CDS encoding sirohydrochlorin chelatase → MNLLLTAHGTRRASGVAMIGDLAAEVGALVGHAVQVAFVDVLGPSPSEVLSNLSSQSGSRAATDAVVVVPAFLSRGYHVRSDLPAHILASGHPNVTVTPALGPGPEITGIVFQRLVESGWCPGDSVVLAAAGTSDRTARADLHTTRALLSELTGSPVYLGYAATGDPDVRTAVRMAREQARASTSRARSHRVVVASYLLADGLFQQRLRTCGADVATQPLGTHPGLARLIAGRFRSVMPCQSVDQRLQRPPNGVERNALTVSRAEGYDA, encoded by the coding sequence ATGAATCTGCTCCTGACAGCCCACGGAACCCGCAGGGCATCCGGTGTGGCGATGATAGGTGACCTCGCCGCCGAAGTGGGTGCGCTCGTCGGTCACGCCGTGCAGGTTGCCTTTGTCGACGTATTGGGTCCCTCACCCAGTGAAGTGCTCTCGAATCTTTCCTCGCAGTCCGGGTCTCGGGCCGCGACCGACGCCGTGGTCGTGGTGCCCGCCTTCCTGTCTCGCGGGTATCACGTGCGCAGCGATCTGCCCGCCCACATCCTCGCCAGCGGTCACCCGAATGTGACCGTCACTCCGGCATTAGGGCCAGGCCCGGAGATCACCGGGATCGTCTTCCAGCGGCTGGTGGAATCTGGTTGGTGTCCAGGCGATTCAGTGGTGCTTGCGGCAGCGGGCACCTCGGATCGCACGGCGCGTGCCGACCTGCACACCACCCGGGCGCTCCTGTCCGAACTGACGGGGTCACCGGTGTACCTGGGTTACGCGGCCACCGGCGATCCGGATGTGCGCACCGCGGTAAGAATGGCACGCGAGCAGGCGCGGGCCAGCACCAGCCGCGCGCGTTCGCACCGCGTTGTCGTCGCCTCCTACCTGTTGGCCGATGGTCTGTTTCAACAACGGCTGCGCACCTGTGGGGCCGATGTTGCTACGCAACCGCTTGGCACCCATCCCGGTTTGGCACGGCTGATTGCAGGCCGATTTCGCAGCGTCATGCCGTGCCAGTCCGTCGATCAGCGGTTGCAGCGTCCGCCGAATGGCGTGGAGCGCAATGCTTTGACGGTCAGCCGCGCCGAGGGCTACGACGCTTGA
- a CDS encoding 5-oxoprolinase subunit B family protein, which yields MSVMDISQEASVAATVLDYGDQALLLQCNTTGDVLAWTDAVREAALPGVVDIVPAAATVLLKLAGPRWQGVTRQRLRRLRVTADMAVPAEVNHRREVVIDVIYDGPDLADVAHHTGLTTAQVINAHTATPWRVGFNGFAPGFAYLIDGDPRLRVPRRAEPRTAVPAGSVALASEFSAVYPGQSPGGWQIIGHTDAVLWDLDRPEPALLTRGTWVQFRAA from the coding sequence ATGAGCGTGATGGACATCTCACAGGAGGCATCGGTGGCAGCCACCGTGCTCGACTACGGCGACCAGGCGCTGCTGCTGCAATGCAACACCACGGGTGACGTTTTGGCCTGGACGGACGCGGTGCGGGAGGCGGCACTGCCCGGTGTCGTCGACATTGTTCCGGCTGCGGCAACTGTGCTCCTGAAACTCGCCGGACCACGCTGGCAAGGGGTCACTCGCCAGCGGTTGCGCAGGTTGCGGGTCACTGCGGACATGGCGGTGCCCGCTGAGGTCAATCATCGCCGCGAAGTGGTCATTGACGTCATCTACGACGGGCCGGATCTCGCCGACGTCGCCCACCACACCGGCCTTACCACCGCGCAGGTCATCAACGCGCACACAGCCACCCCGTGGCGGGTGGGGTTCAACGGTTTCGCACCGGGCTTTGCCTATCTCATCGACGGCGACCCGCGCCTGCGCGTTCCACGGCGCGCCGAGCCGCGAACTGCGGTGCCTGCCGGCTCGGTAGCCCTCGCCAGCGAATTCAGCGCAGTCTATCCAGGCCAGTCTCCCGGCGGGTGGCAGATTATCGGCCACACCGACGCGGTCCTGTGGGATCTCGACCGGCCCGAACCGGCGCTCCTCACGCGGGGCACGTGGGTCCAGTTCCGGGCCGCTTAA